The Lutibacter profundi genome includes a region encoding these proteins:
- a CDS encoding molybdopterin-dependent oxidoreductase, which translates to MGYKKPSFIENIAEKLGIIPNLHKEGYQEFDGDMRQFSDEEVAQLYENFPPPEKWDNWVEYNPKVWPRKEKKTYQIIPTTCFNCESACGLTAFIDKETQEVKKFEGNPYHPGSRGRNCAKGPATINQVTDPDRILFPLKRKGKRGDGEWERVSWDEVLDTIAARIRKAILEDRHNEIAYHVGRPGNEKFMNWILQGWGIDGHNSHTNICSSGARFGYNLWYGYDRPSPDHAEAKFILLISAHLESGHYFNPHAQRIIEGKMKGAKLATMDPRLSNTASMSDYWLPSYPGTEAAVLLAMALIILEEGLYNREYLENWTNWKEYLQARHSDKEITFENYIAEMIEEYKEFTPEYAEKESGVKAEMIVEIAHKIGEAGERFASHNWRAAGASNLGGWAVARCLHFLTVLTGAVGAKGGTSPNSWNKFKPTQPNPPAPQKKWNELHFPKEYPLAFFEMSQLLPHFLKEGRGKMDVYFSRVFNPVWTYPDGFTWMEMFSDETKFGLHAALTPTWNETAFYADFVLPMGLASERHDLNSYATHGGTWVAFRQPVLREAARRNGKPVKLTYEANPGEVWEEDEFFIELSWRIDPDGSMGIRKTFESPYRPGEKITIDEYYQYIFERIKGLNETAKADGFTGQFAALEYMKKYGAYEIEKGESYKMNENLLSEEQLKGTKVDPTNDVISKNGKPIGVMIKGKPCVGFPTPSRKNEFYSQTMVDWKWPEYATPTYIKSHIHNDVLDKSKGEYVLVPTFRLPTLIHSRSGNAKWLVEISNRNPIWMHPDDAKKWGFQTGDLVKLNTDIGYFIDKVWVTQSMKPGVVACSHHIGRWRRSQDKTGNRWATNTVNIETDGKGVWKMNTISGIKPFESSDKDSKRIFWKDGGVHQNITHAVHPDPISGMHTWHQRVRIEKPGKDEKYGDIFVDTNKSHEVYKEWLAMTRPAPGPNGERRPLWFNRAFKPDESVYYIDKEK; encoded by the coding sequence ATGGGTTATAAAAAACCATCGTTTATAGAAAATATAGCAGAAAAATTAGGAATTATTCCAAATCTGCACAAAGAGGGTTATCAAGAATTTGATGGCGATATGCGTCAATTTTCAGATGAGGAGGTTGCGCAACTATATGAAAATTTCCCACCACCAGAAAAATGGGATAATTGGGTTGAATACAATCCAAAAGTATGGCCTAGAAAAGAAAAAAAGACCTATCAAATTATACCAACAACGTGTTTTAACTGTGAAAGTGCTTGTGGTTTAACAGCTTTTATAGATAAAGAAACACAAGAAGTTAAAAAGTTTGAAGGAAATCCGTATCACCCCGGAAGTAGAGGAAGAAATTGTGCAAAAGGACCTGCTACCATAAATCAAGTTACAGATCCAGATAGAATTTTATTTCCTTTAAAGAGAAAGGGAAAGCGAGGAGACGGTGAGTGGGAACGTGTTTCTTGGGATGAAGTTTTAGATACTATTGCGGCTCGTATAAGAAAAGCAATTCTTGAAGATCGTCACAATGAAATTGCCTACCACGTAGGAAGACCAGGAAATGAAAAATTTATGAACTGGATTTTACAAGGTTGGGGAATTGATGGGCATAACTCACATACCAATATTTGTTCTTCAGGAGCTCGTTTTGGATATAATTTATGGTATGGGTATGACAGACCATCACCAGATCACGCTGAAGCAAAATTTATATTATTGATTTCTGCACATTTAGAGTCTGGACATTATTTCAATCCGCATGCACAACGTATTATTGAAGGCAAAATGAAGGGAGCCAAATTAGCAACCATGGATCCTCGTTTATCAAACACTGCGAGTATGTCCGATTATTGGTTGCCTTCTTATCCAGGAACTGAAGCTGCTGTTTTATTAGCCATGGCTTTAATTATTTTGGAAGAAGGATTGTACAATAGAGAATATCTGGAAAATTGGACTAACTGGAAAGAATATTTACAAGCAAGACATTCAGATAAAGAAATAACTTTTGAGAATTATATTGCTGAAATGATAGAAGAGTATAAAGAATTTACTCCTGAATATGCAGAGAAAGAATCGGGTGTTAAAGCTGAAATGATTGTTGAAATAGCGCATAAAATTGGGGAAGCAGGTGAACGTTTTGCATCTCATAACTGGCGAGCAGCAGGCGCTTCAAACCTAGGAGGTTGGGCAGTAGCTCGTTGTTTACATTTTCTAACTGTTTTAACTGGAGCAGTTGGTGCCAAGGGAGGAACATCTCCAAATTCTTGGAACAAATTCAAGCCAACACAACCAAATCCGCCAGCACCTCAGAAAAAATGGAATGAATTACATTTCCCAAAAGAATATCCATTAGCATTTTTTGAAATGAGTCAGTTATTACCACATTTCTTAAAAGAAGGAAGAGGTAAAATGGATGTGTATTTTTCACGAGTATTTAATCCAGTTTGGACATATCCTGATGGATTTACTTGGATGGAAATGTTTTCTGATGAAACAAAATTTGGACTCCATGCTGCGTTAACTCCAACTTGGAACGAAACTGCTTTTTATGCAGATTTTGTGTTGCCAATGGGATTGGCATCAGAGCGTCACGATTTAAATAGTTACGCAACACATGGCGGAACTTGGGTAGCATTCCGTCAGCCAGTATTAAGAGAGGCTGCACGTAGAAATGGCAAACCAGTAAAATTAACCTATGAAGCAAATCCGGGTGAAGTTTGGGAAGAAGATGAATTTTTTATAGAATTATCTTGGAGAATTGATCCTGATGGAAGTATGGGAATTCGTAAAACATTTGAATCTCCGTACAGACCAGGAGAAAAAATTACAATAGATGAATATTACCAATATATTTTTGAAAGAATTAAAGGGTTGAATGAAACTGCAAAAGCAGACGGATTTACTGGACAATTTGCAGCATTAGAATACATGAAAAAGTACGGTGCTTATGAAATTGAAAAAGGAGAGTCTTATAAAATGAATGAAAATTTATTAAGTGAAGAACAACTAAAAGGAACTAAAGTAGACCCAACTAATGATGTAATTTCAAAAAATGGCAAACCTATTGGGGTCATGATAAAAGGCAAACCTTGTGTAGGTTTCCCAACGCCATCTCGTAAAAACGAGTTTTATTCACAAACTATGGTAGATTGGAAATGGCCGGAGTATGCTACACCAACGTATATTAAAAGTCATATTCATAATGATGTATTGGATAAGTCAAAAGGAGAATATGTGTTGGTTCCTACATTTAGATTACCAACATTAATTCATTCACGCTCTGGAAATGCAAAATGGTTGGTTGAAATTTCCAATAGAAACCCAATTTGGATGCACCCAGATGATGCTAAGAAATGGGGATTCCAAACAGGTGATTTGGTGAAGTTAAATACCGATATTGGTTATTTTATTGATAAAGTTTGGGTAACGCAAAGTATGAAACCAGGTGTAGTTGCCTGTTCACATCATATTGGACGTTGGAGAAGATCCCAAGACAAAACAGGAAATCGTTGGGCAACCAATACCGTAAATATTGAAACTGATGGTAAGGGAGTTTGGAAAATGAATACCATTTCAGGGATTAAACCATTTGAATCGAGCGACAAAGATTCGAAACGTATTTTTTGGAAAGATGGTGGTGTACATCAAAACATTACACATGCCGTACATCCAGATCCAATTAGTGGTATGCACACTTGGCATCAACGAGTACGAATTGAAAAACCTGGAAAGGACGAAAAATATGGAGATATTTTTGTTGATACTAATAAATCTCATGAAGTATATAAAGAATGGTTAGCAATGACGCGCCCTGCACCAGGACCAAATGGAGAACGAAGACCATTGTGGTTTAATAGAGCCTTCAAACCAGATGAATCTGTTTACTATATTGATAAGGAGAAATAA
- the nrfD gene encoding NrfD/PsrC family molybdoenzyme membrane anchor subunit codes for MKYGFIIDNRKCIGCHACTTACKSEHDVAVGVNRTYVKQVEKGEFPDTRRIFSVMRCNHCTDAPCVEICPVEALYTRDDGIVDFDNNRCIGCKSCMQACPYDALYIDPNTNTAAKCNYCAHRVDVGREPACVSVCPEHAIIAGDMDNPATEISQLLARQAVKVRKPEKGTKPNLFYIDADDASLVPEATDKSGPGLWNSQARGVGHFAKAAEKMMHTNNDVDLLQMTIDNDIQAAYQKKESKNPNYIDVLTGKARRVYDTPDKGILWGWEVSAYVFTKAIAAGAFLIPFLAIMLGYEVSSTAKLWSAGISLTFLALTGLFLVMDLDRPDRFLNVLLRPQWNSWLVKGGYTITVFGLLVTVWGAMTFFEVHVGETVLLWVTAVFAVLLAIYTAFLFAQAKGRDFWQSPTLPLHMLVHSIMAGVAIFVIASLVFGNEEWMSILKNTMIIALVVNLFTLVTELTITHPTTAAKTVVKMITKGRYKNLFWMVTVLIGNIIPLALLFFGNGGLLTVVSGICVLIGILITEKIWVEAPQRIPLA; via the coding sequence ATGAAGTATGGTTTTATAATTGACAATCGGAAATGTATTGGTTGTCATGCTTGTACAACAGCTTGTAAGTCAGAACATGATGTTGCAGTTGGCGTTAACAGAACGTATGTTAAACAAGTAGAAAAAGGAGAATTTCCAGATACACGTCGAATTTTTTCAGTAATGAGATGTAACCATTGTACAGATGCACCTTGTGTGGAAATTTGTCCAGTTGAAGCATTATATACACGTGATGATGGTATTGTAGATTTTGATAATAACCGTTGTATTGGTTGCAAATCTTGTATGCAAGCTTGTCCGTATGATGCGTTATATATTGACCCAAACACTAATACTGCTGCAAAATGTAATTATTGTGCACATAGAGTTGATGTAGGTAGAGAGCCCGCTTGTGTGTCGGTTTGCCCAGAACATGCAATTATTGCTGGAGACATGGATAATCCTGCTACTGAAATCTCTCAATTATTGGCACGTCAAGCAGTGAAAGTTCGTAAGCCAGAAAAAGGCACCAAGCCAAATTTATTTTATATTGATGCTGATGACGCTTCTTTAGTTCCTGAAGCAACAGATAAATCTGGGCCAGGTTTGTGGAATTCACAAGCACGTGGTGTTGGGCATTTTGCAAAAGCGGCTGAAAAAATGATGCATACCAATAATGATGTAGATTTATTACAAATGACTATAGATAATGATATTCAGGCAGCTTATCAAAAGAAAGAAAGTAAAAATCCAAATTATATTGATGTACTAACTGGGAAAGCTCGTAGAGTTTATGATACGCCAGATAAAGGTATTTTATGGGGTTGGGAAGTTTCAGCGTATGTGTTTACAAAAGCAATTGCAGCAGGCGCATTTTTAATTCCATTTTTAGCAATTATGTTGGGTTATGAAGTATCTTCAACAGCTAAATTATGGTCAGCAGGAATTTCATTAACATTCTTAGCTTTAACGGGATTATTCTTGGTAATGGATTTAGACAGGCCAGATCGTTTCTTAAACGTTTTATTACGTCCACAATGGAATTCTTGGTTAGTAAAAGGAGGTTACACAATTACAGTTTTTGGATTGTTAGTAACCGTTTGGGGAGCCATGACATTCTTTGAAGTACATGTTGGAGAAACTGTTTTACTATGGGTAACAGCTGTTTTTGCAGTATTATTAGCTATTTATACAGCATTCTTATTTGCGCAAGCAAAAGGGCGCGATTTTTGGCAAAGTCCAACATTACCATTACACATGTTAGTGCACAGCATTATGGCAGGAGTTGCAATTTTTGTGATTGCTTCTTTAGTATTTGGAAATGAAGAATGGATGAGCATCTTAAAAAACACCATGATTATTGCGCTAGTTGTTAACCTATTTACATTGGTAACTGAATTAACAATTACGCATCCTACAACAGCTGCAAAAACAGTTGTTAAAATGATTACCAAAGGGAGATATAAAAATCTATTTTGGATGGTTACAGTTTTAATAGGCAATATCATTCCATTAGCATTGTTATTTTTTGGAAATGGAGGACTGTTAACAGTTGTTTCAGGAATATGTGTATTAATAGGAATTTTAATCACTGAAAAAATTTGGGTGGAAGCGCCTCAGAGAATTCCATTAGCTTAA
- a CDS encoding MoaD/ThiS family protein: MNITVLFFGITTDLVGESLLHYNLQGKSSVKELKETLKLKYSTLKNIHEYAIAVNEEYVNDEFLIKDGDIVAIIPPVSGG, encoded by the coding sequence ATGAATATTACTGTTTTATTTTTTGGTATTACTACTGACCTTGTTGGAGAAAGTTTATTACATTATAACTTACAGGGAAAATCTAGTGTTAAAGAATTAAAAGAGACTTTAAAATTAAAGTATTCTACTTTAAAAAACATACACGAATATGCCATTGCAGTTAATGAAGAGTATGTTAATGATGAATTTTTAATTAAGGATGGTGACATCGTAGCTATTATTCCGCCTGTAAGTGGTGGCTAA
- a CDS encoding DUF3817 domain-containing protein codes for MKSIFRIISFLEGISFLLLLFIATPIKYFAGNDSFVKMLGMPHGILFLVYVVFAIMLKYELKWEAKTTWTVLIASVIPFGTFYIDKKHLKN; via the coding sequence ATGAAAAGTATATTTAGAATTATTAGCTTTTTAGAAGGGATATCATTTTTATTGTTGTTATTTATTGCAACTCCAATCAAATATTTTGCAGGAAACGATTCTTTTGTTAAAATGCTTGGAATGCCGCACGGAATATTATTTTTAGTGTATGTTGTATTTGCAATTATGCTGAAATACGAATTAAAATGGGAAGCTAAAACTACTTGGACAGTTTTAATAGCATCTGTTATTCCATTTGGTACATTTTATATAGATAAAAAACACTTAAAAAATTAG
- a CDS encoding molybdenum cofactor biosynthesis protein MoaE, with the protein MQKTSIKITAEKLNLQNCITFVEDDTCGGIVTFVGTVRNVTQNKTVTLLDFSSYEPMALKEMQKIADTILEKYPIHKVAIHHAIGKLQIGAIPVIIVVSSAHRKAAFEACEYAIDTLKETVPIWKKEHFEDGEVWVNSHP; encoded by the coding sequence ATCCAAAAAACTTCTATAAAAATAACAGCTGAAAAATTAAATTTACAAAACTGTATCACTTTTGTTGAAGACGATACTTGTGGTGGAATTGTTACTTTTGTTGGAACCGTAAGAAATGTAACACAAAACAAAACGGTTACTTTATTAGATTTTAGTAGCTATGAACCAATGGCATTGAAAGAAATGCAAAAAATTGCCGATACCATATTGGAAAAGTACCCAATTCATAAAGTTGCTATTCATCATGCTATTGGCAAATTGCAAATTGGAGCTATTCCTGTAATTATTGTTGTTTCATCCGCTCATAGAAAAGCGGCCTTTGAAGCTTGTGAATACGCCATTGACACCTTAAAAGAAACCGTTCCTATTTGGAAAAAAGAACATTTTGAAGATGGTGAAGTTTGGGTGAACTCACACCCTTAA
- a CDS encoding MutS-related protein, which yields MHNPSKFYTTQKVFFEQELKTIKKKLAVSSLLRLFIFLSAVFGIYFFFGTIKIVILIIVLWIILFAYLINRHTNLQYKNNLNKALLEINNTEIKVLKRDYFSLQSGAKFMDSTHPFSYDIDLFGKGSFFQYCNRTVTNEGEQEFVKRLTNNDISSIVERQNAIKELSQKPKWRQQFSALASLVKVEHPAKEIINWMHNYKSVFPKVIAFLPTIFSVVSMVLIALVGMQIIAEQILLLWFFIGLGISGAYHKRVNELYSDASNAKDTFKQYHKLLNEIETASFSSQILKEKQEEIQTELEKASTIFAKFSKVLNAFDQRNNLIVAVFGNAFLLRDLQQVYNVEKWIHIYRGKVENWFTIIAFFDAQNSLANFAYNHPRYVFPKIDKNKQVITSKNLGHPLLKESQRVDNDFSIENQQFFIITGANMAGKSTFLRTVSLAIVMGNMGLPVCAEEFKYAPIKLITSMRTSDSLADNESYFFSELKRLKFIVDEIKTEEYFIILDEILKGTNSTDKAIGSRKFVQKLVSSKSTGIIATHDLSLCEIEGDLPQVKNYYFDAEIINDELSFDYKLKEGICKNMNASFLLQKMEII from the coding sequence ATGCACAATCCATCTAAATTTTATACAACTCAAAAAGTTTTTTTTGAGCAAGAATTAAAAACCATAAAAAAGAAATTAGCAGTTTCTAGTTTATTGCGTCTCTTTATTTTTTTAAGTGCTGTTTTTGGCATTTATTTCTTTTTTGGAACTATTAAAATTGTAATTTTAATTATTGTTTTATGGATTATTTTGTTTGCCTATTTAATAAATAGGCATACCAATTTACAATACAAAAACAATCTTAACAAAGCACTTCTTGAAATAAACAACACAGAAATAAAAGTTTTAAAAAGAGACTATTTTTCATTACAAAGTGGAGCTAAATTTATGGATTCAACACATCCTTTTAGTTATGATATTGATTTGTTTGGGAAAGGGTCTTTTTTTCAATATTGCAACAGAACAGTTACAAATGAAGGAGAACAAGAGTTTGTTAAAAGATTAACTAATAATGATATTTCAAGTATTGTTGAAAGACAAAATGCCATTAAAGAATTAAGTCAAAAACCGAAATGGAGGCAGCAATTTTCTGCACTTGCCAGCTTGGTAAAAGTTGAACATCCAGCGAAAGAAATTATAAATTGGATGCATAATTATAAATCGGTTTTTCCAAAAGTTATCGCTTTTTTACCAACAATATTTTCAGTTGTTTCAATGGTGTTAATTGCCCTTGTTGGTATGCAAATTATTGCAGAACAAATTTTGCTACTTTGGTTTTTTATTGGTTTAGGAATTTCTGGAGCTTATCACAAGAGAGTAAATGAATTATACAGTGATGCCAGCAATGCAAAAGACACTTTTAAGCAGTATCATAAATTATTGAACGAAATTGAAACAGCTTCTTTTTCTTCACAAATTTTAAAAGAGAAACAGGAAGAGATTCAAACCGAATTGGAAAAAGCATCTACCATATTTGCTAAATTTTCTAAAGTTCTAAATGCGTTTGATCAGCGAAATAATTTAATTGTAGCTGTTTTTGGAAATGCTTTTTTATTACGTGATTTGCAACAAGTTTACAACGTTGAAAAATGGATACATATTTATAGAGGTAAAGTAGAAAATTGGTTTACTATTATTGCTTTTTTTGATGCTCAAAATTCTTTAGCAAATTTCGCCTATAATCATCCAAGGTATGTTTTCCCTAAAATTGATAAAAATAAACAAGTAATCACTTCAAAAAATTTGGGACATCCTTTATTAAAGGAATCTCAAAGAGTTGATAATGATTTTTCAATTGAAAACCAACAATTTTTTATTATTACTGGCGCAAATATGGCAGGTAAAAGCACCTTTTTAAGAACGGTTTCACTTGCTATAGTTATGGGAAATATGGGATTGCCAGTGTGTGCTGAGGAATTTAAATATGCTCCTATAAAGTTAATTACAAGTATGCGCACGTCAGATTCTTTGGCAGATAATGAATCTTATTTCTTTTCTGAATTAAAACGATTAAAATTTATTGTTGATGAAATTAAAACAGAAGAATATTTTATTATTTTAGATGAAATATTAAAAGGAACCAATAGTACAGATAAGGCAATTGGGTCTAGAAAATTTGTACAAAAATTGGTAAGTTCTAAGTCAACTGGGATAATAGCTACACACGATTTAAGTTTGTGTGAAATTGAAGGAGATTTACCGCAAGTTAAGAACTATTATTTTGACGCTGAAATTATAAATGATGAATTAAGTTTTGATTATAAACTTAAAGAAGGAATTTGTAAAAATATGAACGCCTCTTTTTTGTTACAAAAAATGGAAATTATTTAA